TCGGTCTGCATCACGCCCTTACGCGACAGGGCCTGACACCCCAGAAACAGCGTACGGGCGCCAAACCGCGTTGAGATCGGCGGCGCATCCGCAGCCAGAGGCGGTAGGCCTGTGCGGCCATCGGTCTCATACGGCGTCAGCACGACCTGTTGTTCGCGGAAAACCTCCCCGCCCACCAGCCGCACCCGGACCTGTGGCTTGTCGAACAGGTTCAACAGGACCGGGATCGAAGCGGTCAGCACCTGACACGGCCGGTCCCCCATCTGTTCGGCCATAAGCGCGACCGTCGCCCCGCCGGCGAGGATAAGACGGTCATGCGGTTCAATGAATCCCAGAGCCGCCTGAGCGATGGCGCGGCGCGCCGTAAGGTTTATCGGCGGGAGACGCTCAGGGTCCGCGGCAGCCGGAGCGAGGCGGCAGGGCACGGCCCCTCCCTTCACGCGCATCAGATGACCTGCATTGTGCAGCTCCATCAGGTCGCGGTGGATCGTCGTCCGGGACACGGCCAGATGGTTCGCCAGTTCCTCTACAGTAGTGATACGACTGGGCCGCAGCAGGGCGGCAATGGCGCGCCGCCGGTCAATCGCATACATCCTCAACCCCTTTATGAATCTGGATCATTATGATTTCTGGTCGAAACATAATGATCCAGATTTTTGTTTAGCCCCTCGCCGGGCGGTGGCTTCGCCACCTTGGCCGCCGCCTCAATGGCGGTTTGAGAGGAATGATTTGAAAGAAATCATTCCTCTCTAAGGCTGCGTGTCGGTCAGCAGGATCAGGTCGGACGGCTCCGGGATACGCGCTTGCGGCAGGTCGCGATTGGGCGGCAAGGCCTGCCAGACCAGCGTATAGACGCGCCCATCCGGGCCGGTCGTCTGGGCCGTCTGCACGCGGGTGACATCCGTGACCCCGATCCGCGCCGCCGCGCGGGCATTGAGGCTTTCGACCTTGCGCTCCTCGATCAGCTTAAGGGTGGCCGCATCGACCACAAACGCCAGCGCCTGCCCCAGCCGCGTCACCGGCACGATTAGCTGACCCTTGGCGCCGGGGCGCGCGCCTTCGACAAACAGTTCGCTGTTCAGCGAGCCACCGCCTTTGAAGTCCCAACGGTAGTTGGTCCAGGCGCTGATCTGTTGGCGGTTCCACGTCTTACCCTCGCGGCGCGCCAGCCAGATCTGCGTGTTCCCGGCGGCGTCGTATTTGTGGTAAGTGATGGTCACGCGCTTGTCGGCATCAAAGCCGATTACGGTGTTGTTGTTGATCATGCCGCCTTTGACCGGCACCGGATCGACGATTTCCGCGTCCTTCAGCCGGATCGGCAGCGGCAGCGGCGACCCATCGGCCTTTTCCCAGTGGATCAGGTCACGGCTGCGCGCATAGGACAGGTCGTGATTGGTCTCGGCCATCGGCGAGTCGCGCCACACCCAGGTGATGTGAAACCAGCCGTCGGGCCCTGACACCGGGCCAACGAAATAGGCGTTGCGCTGCCCTTCGCCATCGACCAGCGGGGCCGAGGTCAGGGCCGACCAGCGCCCGGCGGCCGCATCATAGACATTATAGACTTCGTTGCCGCGACCACTGGAGCCATCACGGTATTTATAAACCAGCCGCCCGTCGCCATCGTTCAAGAAGATGGGATAGGTCATGTGGGCTTCGCGCGTCGCCTCGACCATGACCGGCACACGTTTCAGGGTGCGCACATCGCCAGAGGGGTCGCTGCGGAAATAGGTCAGGGGATCGACGTGCATATTGCCCGCCACGTGCAGCGCCCCTGCGGGGTCGAGCGCCATGGCGATATAGTTATGACTGTCCCAGCCAAGCCAGGTATCCACCTTATGATAGACCCAGTGCGCCGGGTTGTTCAGCGGGCGCTGTGCCACGGTCAGTTGCCGGTTGGCGTCGTAATAGGCGACGTACAGATGCGTCTTCGACACCGCCATGGCAAAGCGTGCGCTATGGCCTGACCAGACGCGATCAATCGCTTCGGGCGGGGCCGAAGGCGGCGTCTGGGCGATCGCCGTCGTCGCGAGCAAAGCACTCAGGAGAAGGGTGGATAAGGCACGCATAAGGTAACTGTCCTGTGTGTGAACGCTGTACCAAGAACGGGGCCGCCCTGAGACGGCCCCTTAGCTTGGGTTAAAAAGTAGCCCGTACGCTGACTTGGAAGGTCCGCCCGTCATAATCGACGCGACGCACCTTACGCTCATCGCCTTCAAACTCTGTGCGCTTTTCGTCGGTCAGGTTGAAGGCATCCAGACCGATGGTGATACGGCTGGTGAGGTTATAGGAGGCGGACAGGTCAAACTGTCCGCGCGCCTTGACCGAGCGGGCCGCACCGGCAAAGGTGCCGCCGGCCGCCAGATCATAGACATCGCGGTAGTTATAGACGGCCCGCACACCAAACTGATCTGTCTCATAGAAAACGATCAGGTTGGCGGCGTTTCGCGACACACCCGGCAGGACCGCCGAAGCGCCATTGACCGTCTTGCCATTGACGTCGGCGTAGGAATAGTTGAACGCGCCGCCCAGCTTGTCAAACGGGGCCGGCAGGAAGTCGAGATTTTGCTGAATGGTCAGCTCGGCCCCGGTCACTTCCAGCGGCGTCGGTGAGTTGATCGCCCCATCGACATTGATCTGCGCCCGCGTACCCGCCGGGGTGTTCAGCGAACTGTAGCAGAGGTCGCCGTTCACCGACCACGTCCCCAACCCCAGACCATAGCCATCCGCCGGGCACAGCAGGGCATCGCGGGTTTCAGCCTGAATCTGTCCCTTGATCTCCTTCTTGTAAAGGGCGAGCCCGATCAGGCCATTGCGGCGATTATACCATTCAAAGGACACATCGTAGGAGTTGGAGGTATAGGGTTCGATCTCCACGCGCCCAAGGGCGATATTATAACCATCGACCGTCGGCGTGACCGTCGTTGAAATGGGGGAAATGTCGCGTGGATTGGGGCGCACAAAGGTTTTGTAAGCGCCCAGGCGCACCACAAAGTTTTCAGCGACATCGGCGGCCAGAAGCATCGACGGCAGCGTATTGCTATATTCCGTTTCCCGCTCGTTCAGCTTGAAGGTCGCCGTCAGGCCGCTGCCGGTCCGATCCAGCGAGGTAATCTTCTGCTTGGTGTTCTCCTGACGCACACCCACATGGCCGCGCAGGCGGATGCCGAGCACCTCGGCATCGACCTTACCCATCAGATAGGCCACATTGACATCATCCGACTTGGTGAAGTTATTGCCCGTGAAATTGCCATCGGCCGGATCATTGACCCAGCCACCATTGGTCAGGCGCTGACCCGGCAGCAGGGTCACCGGTTGCAGGCGCGACACGGCATAGTCGAAATCGACCGTCTGCCAGTTCTTCAGATAGCCATCGGCCTTGCCACCGAAAAAGTCATCGGCAAAGGCGCTGCGGACCACAAAGCGGCTGTCGATATTCTGGCTCTGCACGCCGACGGCGCTGGCGCGGTAACCGGTCGATGAGTATTCGCTGGCTTCCGAGCGCAGACCGAACTGCACGCTGGACAGCCAGGACGATTCAACAAAGCGCTCGATATCGGCCTGAACGGTGCGGACCGAGTTCTTGGCGGCGGAATCGCTGCCGGCCACAATGAAGCGGTTCAGATTGCCGTTGATCAGTTCCGGACCGGAAGGCGGCGTATTGGGGCTGGCCCACGGACCGGACGTATCGGTGACCAGAGGGGTGGTCTGGTTGAAAGCCAGGCGGAAGGCTTCGATGTCGGAGCCACCGCTGAACAGGTTGCCCGTCAGGCCGTTACCTACCCCTGACGTCCCCAGCGGCTTGGCCGGGTTGCGCACGTCCAGTTGGCTTTGGTACGCAAAGTTTTCCGCCTCCGAATAGCCGAAGGCCCCGTTGATGCGCCACGTCTTGTTGCGGAACTCCGCCGACAGATGCACCCCGTTGGTCATCTGCTTGAACGATTCCTTGCGATAGGAGGCGTAAACGCGCGGATTGGTAAACTTGTACTGATCGACATAGTAGCGCCCGTCCGCCTGCTTATACGGCGTGATGGTCGGGTCGATAATGGTATTGGCGTCCCGGAAGTCGATATCGAGAATGTCGGTGCCGGTCAGCGGCATGTCGCGGTTGCTGTAGAAATAGGTGCCGTTGACGCGCAGATTGTCATTGACCTTGTATTCGCCGCCGATGACGCCGGTGAGAAGCTCGCCTTCGTTGTATTTGACGCCTTGACGGACATCCGAGGGCAGAAGGACGCCGGTCTTCGACTTGGCCCCCGTGCCGCCTGCGGCACAGACATTACCGGCCGCGCACGATCCGTTGGCTTCAAACGGCGCGTAGTAGTCGGCGAAACGGCTGGCAAAGCCCGGCGTCGTGGTCGCCGAAAGCGTCGTATATTGCGGGAAATGGAGAGA
This Asticcacaulis excentricus DNA region includes the following protein-coding sequences:
- a CDS encoding DeoR/GlpR family DNA-binding transcription regulator, which codes for MYAIDRRRAIAALLRPSRITTVEELANHLAVSRTTIHRDLMELHNAGHLMRVKGGAVPCRLAPAAADPERLPPINLTARRAIAQAALGFIEPHDRLILAGGATVALMAEQMGDRPCQVLTASIPVLLNLFDKPQVRVRLVGGEVFREQQVVLTPYETDGRTGLPPLAADAPPISTRFGARTLFLGCQALSRKGVMQTDPLRVQSDRRLVAQAETVILLAESAKIDRSGVLAVCPLRDIDVVITDDQVSDQAVAWLSAENIHVIRARVPSETPYALC
- a CDS encoding BNR repeat-containing protein, whose protein sequence is MRALSTLLLSALLATTAIAQTPPSAPPEAIDRVWSGHSARFAMAVSKTHLYVAYYDANRQLTVAQRPLNNPAHWVYHKVDTWLGWDSHNYIAMALDPAGALHVAGNMHVDPLTYFRSDPSGDVRTLKRVPVMVEATREAHMTYPIFLNDGDGRLVYKYRDGSSGRGNEVYNVYDAAAGRWSALTSAPLVDGEGQRNAYFVGPVSGPDGWFHITWVWRDSPMAETNHDLSYARSRDLIHWEKADGSPLPLPIRLKDAEIVDPVPVKGGMINNNTVIGFDADKRVTITYHKYDAAGNTQIWLARREGKTWNRQQISAWTNYRWDFKGGGSLNSELFVEGARPGAKGQLIVPVTRLGQALAFVVDAATLKLIEERKVESLNARAAARIGVTDVTRVQTAQTTGPDGRVYTLVWQALPPNRDLPQARIPEPSDLILLTDTQP
- a CDS encoding TonB-dependent receptor, producing the protein MKKVSPRAGAALCASVSLLALVTAPAFAQEATSPTASAPKDQTETVVVTGFRKSYADALRMKRSAVGVSDSISSDGLGRFPDLNVGEALQRIPGIQVNREEDSRNASINLRGLPGSYAKITLNGMNFASPVLGGAAPLGAFNSDIFSAISVIKSVSAADQSGGISGNIDLQIQPALSRKDGAFAKVSTEYNTLGDYVTPSVTLGGTRHFLNDRLAVFGTIAYRKENFRRDSLHFPQYTTLSATTTPGFASRFADYYAPFEANGSCAAGNVCAAGGTGAKSKTGVLLPSDVRQGVKYNEGELLTGVIGGEYKVNDNLRVNGTYFYSNRDMPLTGTDILDIDFRDANTIIDPTITPYKQADGRYYVDQYKFTNPRVYASYRKESFKQMTNGVHLSAEFRNKTWRINGAFGYSEAENFAYQSQLDVRNPAKPLGTSGVGNGLTGNLFSGGSDIEAFRLAFNQTTPLVTDTSGPWASPNTPPSGPELINGNLNRFIVAGSDSAAKNSVRTVQADIERFVESSWLSSVQFGLRSEASEYSSTGYRASAVGVQSQNIDSRFVVRSAFADDFFGGKADGYLKNWQTVDFDYAVSRLQPVTLLPGQRLTNGGWVNDPADGNFTGNNFTKSDDVNVAYLMGKVDAEVLGIRLRGHVGVRQENTKQKITSLDRTGSGLTATFKLNERETEYSNTLPSMLLAADVAENFVVRLGAYKTFVRPNPRDISPISTTVTPTVDGYNIALGRVEIEPYTSNSYDVSFEWYNRRNGLIGLALYKKEIKGQIQAETRDALLCPADGYGLGLGTWSVNGDLCYSSLNTPAGTRAQINVDGAINSPTPLEVTGAELTIQQNLDFLPAPFDKLGGAFNYSYADVNGKTVNGASAVLPGVSRNAANLIVFYETDQFGVRAVYNYRDVYDLAAGGTFAGAARSVKARGQFDLSASYNLTSRITIGLDAFNLTDEKRTEFEGDERKVRRVDYDGRTFQVSVRATF